A genomic stretch from Megalobrama amblycephala isolate DHTTF-2021 linkage group LG22, ASM1881202v1, whole genome shotgun sequence includes:
- the LOC125258525 gene encoding basic helix-loop-helix domain-containing protein USF3 isoform X2: MPEIVQNQTNNPKPPRRKKNKEIHNAVERHRKEKINAGINRIGELLPCSQALKQSKNMILGEAFRYITDLKRQNDEMLLNGGDKVQAEEIKRLRHQLEDLRKESAHYIDLLKANGINFLDDPTIHWKGKQRCAKVAKVTPTHLMSKGISKISIPQNPVSHLDKQPANAVTVQPSCDITLGTGQTVGIMNGAPVNKVVVSSASSHIPVATLIPAVSKSCLTVVEQYSPLAPTTPLNPPMNYITVQGLCPQPAVSTPLPPQLQPDNPTPSLTSTTCPATPLRLQHMLNLSSLPQVVISNSVVPVAAAPTMLSQNSEIQSVSTILPASSTLLRTSPTSSTQTTWTTLQLAGNTVQPVSQALITDGACISHNPQQLSVCSVGTKHIEEPPSIHLQPHAPVQLQAPTTSCIPVQPSGPRPPQIYSAVVPCPQTAIAQQSSVLSVPAIVSQAVVVHQPSVETQTAQLTHPQSSVRAQPALLPKPQLGSTLMTTCNPTLQPKTAVQPALPCQPHSQPTVVPQAQSAVVPQLHLSVVPQAQPIINPPIQPALVPQPQAATLPVLQTMQLLQVNSDETPVAVTSSPPSNSHVVILQQGSSCSAPQVLREDVNSQTPCQHIVIIQAPTLTPAPQSHHTAIVSAATPTLSSQTTTSNPTCTASMQAAGTKQLVHILPRPSTQLQTQAPQTITVNGQVYVLQPAKSPDKGDSQSGQSVTQILQPTCEEPTANVAMNCLGALTSLSQSISKVSSQSNVQIYTINPPSLSTVQPLPTCGSEVSTPTETVLSSSVPVPSTAAGSAVKILPKKSCGTSGNQTRQNSVRRTRLVKRKEPKPGRSLRRIAVKSKAFVADDTCSELSTAATCINSVNSLNKDAVSHDVNMQKTPASNSVISTCTSPAIISVSSSSEKSADSSVTASVSGSIVKSTLTGGEISKTKAKSMDDVSMHNNVTVSSVSSVSSTQGNVAVSTNCGRLSKEIFTPDIGPQLNCSVVSADLSSQCSSVDTVVTLSAASSEVHVNSSCSVTFCSETTGQNKASSNNVCTSNEGRLTESRPNFTGSSTPLTTVTSIQNNSKVKSVNSPPVPSHISTPSQPLGISANSAESGPTVSIMPSQAISQTQDKFSRREELTNSPQIQASFSVPSTSSSGSDNSMSTQPIQLSETSRISDPFKSLKRPSSINLSMTTSNQGNCTDFKLPESNMNAQPGKDGQSDGATEKGVTGVGAFAQKETVPPQQVCTLENDSFEPPLGANRQTDSPLAGGSGGRGFSVASLLPAGHASSSTFGAFTFTSEQAELLAMAARAIFEQDSPGKRAAGCSVDNPTSTAATGWDLPKMHPAPSKESVTDQLVKLTKQADLPMSKPSSQVSTRVPPGEPLASSTTGIRLPQSIAYSQSQPSSVTSLNVNNLIRPSSNQPYPGSPNLAQQVSAPSSGVGAVMVSQSSSQNPPTCSGPAQPNEYAPLKNVLMRTHIGVGMVERHQKDMPKRSAQDDLILPNKRSKQCPAGNVNVNQMPSSTSAVMPRNHSDGVGALFSGNTFMSTVLRPTEGPCSTQVPTHEQSQPSVVHLQQGHIQHNAPQSGQNLGGNPYLKHHQQQEQRHLYQLQHHLTQTESQIHSIHQRNLLQDQHVQKKRVVRGGQTGPNVGLQKQHHLEKSGVQHQQQQPPQQHQQQQQHPQQSQQHQQQQQQQQQHHQQQQSQQQQQKAQQIQQQQQSHQQQQQMPPQNSHSRHQHLQQQIQQQHFGARQDKNCEAQQAGQRAHQNNHLGQQERPPGQDHGAMQRLMGSRSMEQQLTSQASNSVSRSSDLACTSSRQERHRLSSYSAEALIGKTPANGEQRMGVHLQAPRNNAQDQSELRGYVDSSRGKGNIAHNSQSRLPPDHANTTDNQRIPDCGPFKSLVSGHQLSNFEVQVSRSGDMSSKSVPQIQRGPQQQTGFRMGAGPTGDVRSRGTYSGPHPVAQGVHIGAGLTREQEGCHQSFMQSLLAPHIPEQNGHQRTAQGCTPVSIEYNCVPGTSAGELQAKSSSPNLHPAQKAAPIRLGDNNKGHISQVSANLHCPPVRTGPPHPPTPHSSSDTGRTQGSTRSLSVSQRPHHIGPDPQTTKIRPGDRPRSGNLRPGNPFEPESSLPLPSGGGVILGRTQTGSEARRSSIVRFMADGAQVSSDNNLVSDRCAVSDLTQNFGFPFIAEGGMNPPPPINANASFIPPVTQPNASRTPALLPVEPQNTLPSFYPSYSPAAHPSLPSDIPLQYFSNQMFTSPSTDKSGSAPLNNRFGSILSPPRPVGFAQASFPLLTDMPMPIANSSGITPHLSNFNLTTLFPEIATAMPPDGSSMPMSPLLSLANTTSSDSNKQSNRPAHNISHILGHDGTSAV, from the exons ATGCCGGAGATAGTACAGAATCAAACAAATAACCCAAAACCGCCACG GCGGAAGAAAAACAAAGAGATCCATAATGCAG TGGAAAGACATCGTAAAGAGAAAATCAATGCTGGTATAAATCGTATTGGAGAGCTTTTGCCTTGCTCTCAGGCCTTGAAACAG AGTAAAAATATGATTCTGGGAGAGGCTTTTCGTTACATCACTGATCTAAAGCGACAAAATGATGAAATGCTGCTTAATGGAGGAGACAAAGTCCAAG CGGAGGAGATAAAGCGCTTACGGCACCAGCTGGAGGACCTACGCAAGGAAAGCGCTCATTATATTGATCTCCTTAAAGCTAATGGCATCAATTTCCTCGATGACCCCACCATTCACTGGAAAGGGAAGCAGCGCTGTGCAAAAGTAGCCAAAGTCACTCCGACGCACTTAATGTCAAAGGGA ATAAGCAAAATCTCCATTCCACAAAATCCAGTTTCTCATCTTGATAAACAGCCGGCAAATGCTGTAACAGTCCAACCATCATGTGATATTACATTAGGCACGGGCCAGACTGTTGGTATTATGAATGGAGCACCAGTCAACAAAGTTGTAGTCTCCTCTGCATCTTCCCATATACCTGTAGCAACTCTTATTCCTGCTGTATCCAAGTCATGTCTTACCGTTGTGGAACAGTATTCTCCTTTGGCACCTACTACTCCATTAAACCCTCCAATGAATTATATTACTGTTCAAGGTTTATGTCCCCAGCCTGCTGTCAGCACCCCACTCCCTCCACAACTTCAACCAGATAACCCAACCCCCAGTCTCACTTCTACTACCTGTCCAGCCACGCCTCTCAGACTTCAGCATATGCTTAACCTATCTTCTCTGCCTCAAGTTGTGATCAGTAACTCTGTGGTTCCTGTTGCTGCAGCCCCCACTATGCTCTCACAGAACTCTGAAATCCAGTCTGTTAGCACTATATTACCAGCAAGCTCTACCCTTCTTAGAACCAGTCCAACTAGTAGCACACAGACTACATGGACAACACTACAACTTGCAGGAAATACAGTGCAACCTGTCTCCCAGGCACTCATCACAGATGGTGCCTGCATTTCACATAACCCTCAGCAACTTTCTGTGTGTTCAGTGGGGACAAAACACATTGAGGAGCCACCTTCTATCCATTTGCAACCACATGCTCCTGTTCAACTGCAAGCCCCAACAACATCATGCATTCCAGTTCAGCCGTCGGGGCCAAGACCTCCTCAGATATATTCAGCAGTTGTGCCATGCCCTCAGACAGCCATAGCACAACAGTCTTCAGTTTTATCTGTGCCAGCCATTGTATCTCAAGCCGTAGTGGTCCATCAACCATCTGTTGAAACACAGACAGCACAGTTGACCCATCCACAATCATCTGTTCGGGCGCAACCTGCATTATTACCAAAACCTCAACTCGGCTCCACTCTAATGACCACCTGCAACCCCACCCTACAACCTAAAACTGCAGTTCAGCCTGCTCTGCCATGCCAGCCTCATTCCCAACCTACAGTGGTGCCCCAAGCCCAGTCTGCCGTTGTGCCTCAACTGCATCTCAGTGTGGTGCCTCAAGCTCAGCCAATCATAAATCCACCAATTCAGCCTGCCCTTGTGCCTCAACCACAAGCTGCCACACTGCCAGTGTTACAGACGATGCAGTTATTGCAGGTGAATTCTGATGAAACACCAGTTGCTGTGACCTCCTCTCCTCCAAGTAACTCACATGTTGTTATTCTGCAACAGGGAAGCTCATGTTCAGCACCACAGGTTCTCAGAGAAGATGTCAATAGTCAGACACCCTGCCAgcacattgtcataattcaggCACCTACTTTGACACCTGCACCACAGAGTCATCACACTGCCATTGTGTCAGCTGCAACCCCAACTTTATCCAGTCAAACGACCACTTCGAACCCTACCTGTACAGCTAGCATGCAGGCTGCTGGGACAAAGCAGTTGGTACATATTCTTCCACGTCCCTCAACCCAATTGCAAACACAAGCACCTCAGACTATCACTGTGAATGGACAAGTGTATGTTTTGCAGCCTGCAAAGTCACCAGATAAGGGAGACTCTCAGTCTGGACAAAGTGTAACTCAGATCCTTCAGCCCACCTGTGAGGAACCCACCGCCAATGTTGCCATGAATTGTTTAGGTGCTCTAACTAGTCTTAGTCAGAGCATTTCAAAGGTCTCAAGTCAAAGCAATGTGCAGATATACACCATTAATCCACCTTCACTCAGTACTGTGCAGCCTCTTCCAACGTGTGGTTCAGAAGTCAGCACTCCTACTGAAACTGTTCTTTCCTCCTCTGTTCCTGTACCATCAACTGCTGCTGGCAGTGCAGTTAAAATTCTCCCAAAGAAAAGTTGTGGGACCTCTGGAAATCAAACCAGACAAAACTCAGTCAGAAGAACCAGACTGGTTAAACGAAAGGAACCTAAACCTGGGCGAAGTTTGCGTAGAATTGCTGTCAAGAGTAAGGCTTTTGTTGCAGATGATACTTGTTCTGAGTTATCCACTGCAGCAACCTGTATTAATTCTGTAAATTCTTTAAATAAAGATGCGGTTAGTCATGATGTTAATATGCAGAAGACACCTGCCTCCAATAGTGTTATTTCCACATGCACTAGTCCTGCAATCATTAGTGTCAGTTCCTCCAGTGAAAAATCAGCAGACAGTTCTGTCACGGCTTCAGTGAGTGGATCCATTGTCAAGTCCACATTGACTGGTGGAGAAATTTCAAAGACTAAAGCAAAATCTATGGATGATGTCAGCATGCATAACAATGTAACGGTTAGCAGTGTCAGTTCAGTAAGTTCCACTCAGGGTAACGTGGCTGTTTCTACAAATTGTGGCAGGTTGAGTAAAGAAATCTTTACTCCAGATATTGGTCCCCAGCTTAACTGTTCAGTGGTTAGTGCTGATCTCTCATCACAGTGTAGCTCTGTGGATACTGTTGTAACTTTGTCAGCTGCATCATCAGAAGTTCATGTTAACTCTTCATGCAGTGTGACATTTTGTAGTGAAACTACTGGTCAGAATAAGGCGAGTAGCAATAATGTTTGCACCAGTAACGAAGGCAGATTAACAGAATCAAGACCCAATTTTACAGGGAGTTCCACTCCGCTGACCACTGTAACCTCGATCCAAAACAATTCAAAAGTTAAATCTGTTAATTCGCCCCCAGTACCAAGTCATATATCCACACCAAGTCAACCGTTGGGCATCAGTGCTAATTCAGCAGAGAGTGGGCCAACGGTTTCCATCATGCCAAGTCAGGCCATTTCACAAACACAAGATAAGTTTTCTCGAAGAGAAGAGTTAACCAACTCTCCTCAAATTCAGGCTTCATTTAGTGTGCCCTCAACGTCAAGTTCTGGCTCAGACAACTCAATGTCAACTCAACCCATTCAGCTTTCAGAAACTTCCAGGATTTCAGACCCATTCAAGTCCCTGAAACGACCATCCTCAATTAATTTGTCGATGACAACCAGTAACCAAGGGAATTGTACAGACTTCAAGCTGCCTGAATCAAATATGAACGCACAACCTGGCAAGGATGGACAATCTGATGGTGCCACAGAAAAGGGTGTGACAGGAGTAGGTGCTTTTGCTCAGAAAGAAACAGTTCCTCCACAACAAGTATGTACATTGGAAAATGATTCTTTTGAGCCTCCACTGGGAGCTAATAGACAGACTGATTCACCTCTGGCTGGAGGTTCAGGCGGGAGAGGGTTTTCTGTTGCATCATTGCTTCCAGCAGGCCATGCCTCTTCAAGTACATTTGGTGCATTCACCTTCACTTCTGAACAGGCAGAATTATTAGCAATGGCTGCAAGAGCCATATTTGAACAGGACAGCCCAGGCAAGAGGGCTGCTGGATGCAGTGTTGACAACCCAACAAGTACTGCTGCCACAGGGTGGGACCTTCCAAAAATGCATCCAGCTCCTTCTAAGGAGAGTGTGACTGACCAGCTGGTGAAACTGACAAAGCAGGCTGATTTACCCATGTCAAAGCCTTCATCTCAGGTCTCTACTCGAGTTCCTCCAGGTGAGCCTTTAGCTAGTAGCACTACTGGCATCAGACTTCCACAGAGCATAGCTTACTCGCAGTCTCAGCCTAGCTCTGTCACCAGCCTTAATGTTAATAACCTCATCAGACCAAGCTCCAACCAACCTTATCCAGGATCGCCCAATCTTGCACAGCAGGTCTCAGCTCCCTCGTCAGGAGTTGGTGCCGTTATGGTGTCTCAGTCTTCCTCACAAAATCCCCCAACCTGTTCTGGCCCTGCTCAGCCTAATGAATATGCACCTTTAAAGAATGTTCTGATGCGAACACATATAGGTGTTGGAATGGTTGAACGTCATCAGAAGGATATGCCAAAAAGGTCTGCCCAAGATGACCTTATTCTTCCAAATAAGCGTTCAAAACAGTGCCCAGCAGggaatgttaatgttaatcagATGCCCTCAAGTACTTCTGCAGTTATGCCTAGGAATCACTCTGATGGTGTTGGGGCTCTGTTTTCTGGTAATACTTTCATGAGCACTGTGCTCCGCCCTACAGAAGGACCCTGCTCTACTCAGGTGCCAACACATGAACAAAGTCAGCCAAGTGTGGTGCACCTGCAGCAAGGACACATACAACATAATGCTCCACAGTCTGGGCAGAACTTAGGTGGAAACCCCTACCTCAAACATCATCAACAGCAAGAACAAAGACACCTTTACCAGCTTCAGCATCATCTAACACAAACAGAATCTCAGATCCACAGCATTCATCAGAGGAACCTGCTGCAAGACCAGCATGTGCAAAAAAAGAGAGTGGTGCGTGGTGGGCAGACAGGACCAAATGTTGGTTTGCAGAAGCAACATCATTTGGAAAAGAGTGGCGTGCAGCATCAGCAACAGCAGCCTCCTCAGCAAcaccaacagcaacagcagcatcCACAACAATCCCAGCagcatcaacaacaacaacaacaacaacaacagcaccatcagcagcagcagtcacagcaacagcagcaaaaagcacaacagattcaacagcaacaacaatcacaccaacaacagcagcagatgCCACCGCAGAATTCACATTCACGTCATCAGCATCTTCAGCAGCAGATTCAGCAGCAGCACTTTGGGGCTAGACAGGACAAAAATTGTGAGGCTCAACAGGCAGGTCAGAGGGCACATCAAAACAATCATTTGGGTCAGCAGGAGCGTCCACCTGGACAGGATCATGGGGCTATGCAAAGACTAATGGGGTCTCGTTCAATGGAGCAGCAGTTGACCTCTCAGGCTAGCAATTCTGTTTCTCGTTCCTCAGATCTTGCTTGCACTTCATCACGTCAGGAGCGCCACCGTCTATCTAGTTACTCAGCAGAGGCTCTGATAGGGAAGACTCCTGCTAATGGTGAACAACGTATGGGTGTGCACTTACAAGCACCTCGAAACAACGCACAGGACCAGTCAGAATTACGAGGCTATGTAGACTCGTCACGTGGTAAAGGTAACATTGCTCATAATTCTCAAAGCAGGCTACCACCTGACCATGCTAATACCACAGACAACCAAAGAATACCAGATTGTGGACCTTTCAAGTCTTTGGTTAGTGGGCATCAGCTAAGTAACTTTGAAGTGCAAGTGTCTCGAAGTGGTGATATGTCCAGTAAGTCTGTACCTCAAATCCAGAGAGGTCCTCAGCAGCAAACAGGATTCAGAATGGGTGCAGGGCCTACAGGAGATGTGCGTTCACGTGGTACATATTCAGGTCCGCATCCTGTTGCTCAAGGCGTGCACATTGGAGCAGGATTGACAAGAGAACAAGAGGGATGTCACCAGAGCTTTATGCAAAGTCTTTTGGCACCTCATATTCCTGAACAAAATGGGCACCAAAGGACAGCCCAGGGCTGTACCCCAGTGAGTATAGAATACAACTGTGTTCCTGGGACCTCTGCTGGAGAGCTTCAGGCTAAATCTTCAAGTCCTAACTTGCATCCTGCACAGAAAGCTGCTCCCATACGTCTAGGGGACAACAACAAAGGCCATATTTCTCAGGTCAGTGCAAATTTGCATTGTCCACCTGTGAGAACAGGTCCACCTCATCCCCCAACACCACACAGTAGTTCAGACACAGGACGGACTCAAGGCTCAACCAGGTCACTCTCTGTTAGTCAGCGCCCCCATCATATTGGACCAGATCCACAAACCACAAAGATTCGTCCAGGAGATCGACCACGGTCAGGCAACTTGAGACCTGGAAATCCCTTTGAGCCAGAAAGCTCTTTGCCTCTTCCATCAGGTGGAGGAGTGATCCTTGGCCGTacacaaacaggaagtgaagctagaCGAAGTAGCATTGTGCGTTTCATGGCAGATGGTGCACAAGTCAGCAGTGACAACAATTTGGTGTCTGATCGCTGTGCTGTGTCCGATCTCACCCAGAACTTTGGCTTTCCTTTTATTGCTGAAGGAGGAATGAACCCACCACCTCCCATTAATGCCAATGCGTCATTCATCCCACCAGTCACACAGCCCAATGCCTCTCGTACACCAGCCCTCCTTCCTGTGGAACCTCAGAACACTCTGCCTTCATTTTACCCCTCATATTCCCCTGCAGCTCATCCTAGCCTTCCAAGTGATATTCCTTTACAGTATTTCTCTAACCAGATGTTTACAAGTCCAAGCACTGACAAGAGTGGCAGTGCACCACTGAACAATCGCTTTGGTTCTATTCTTTCCCCGCCTCGACCTGTGGGCTTTGCACAGGCCAGCTTCCCGCTTCTCACAGATATGCCAATGCCAATTGCAAACTCTTCGGGCATCACACCTCATTTATCCAACTTCAACCTGACCACTTTGTTCCCTGAAATTGCCACAGCAATGCCTCCAGATGGCTCCTCTATGCCAATGTCACCTTTATTATCTCTTGCCAACACTACTTCCTCAGACTCAAATAAACAGTCTAATCGCCCAGCCCACAACATCAGTCATATCCTGGGACATGATGGAACCTCTGCTGTTTAA